In one Curtobacterium citreum genomic region, the following are encoded:
- a CDS encoding ABC transporter ATP-binding protein — protein sequence MTAAPQPGETARQPGETARQPGETARQPDDASSELAVRTEGLVKVFRKQRAVDGIDLAVPRGSVFGFLGPNGSGKTTTIRMLLGLSSATSGTIEVLGRPVPGALQEVLPRVGALVEGPAAYPYLSGRANLQRFDVADPSSDPRTRRDRVAVALERVGLTHAADKKAHAYSLGMKQRLGLANALLAPRDLLVLDEPTNGLDPQGTREVRNLIRSLADDGTTVFVSSHLLAEIEQVCTHAAVMRSGRLVAQGSLDDLRATGGRTVTVRTPDVGEASAVLVRIGLSPRRDAGSDALVADLPADLEPETITAALVRADVRVRGIALGGGTLEDLFVALTGEGFDVAA from the coding sequence GTGACGGCAGCACCGCAGCCGGGCGAGACAGCGCGGCAGCCGGGCGAGACAGCGCGGCAGCCGGGCGAGACAGCGCGGCAGCCGGACGACGCGTCGTCCGAGCTCGCAGTCCGCACCGAGGGGCTCGTCAAGGTCTTCCGGAAGCAGCGGGCCGTCGACGGCATCGACCTGGCCGTACCGCGCGGGTCGGTCTTCGGGTTCCTCGGCCCGAACGGCTCGGGCAAGACCACCACGATCCGCATGCTCCTCGGACTGTCCTCGGCGACGAGCGGCACGATCGAGGTGCTCGGCCGACCGGTCCCGGGCGCTCTGCAGGAGGTCCTGCCCCGTGTCGGCGCGCTCGTCGAGGGCCCGGCCGCGTACCCGTACCTGTCCGGACGCGCGAACCTGCAGCGTTTCGACGTCGCCGACCCGAGCTCCGACCCGCGCACCCGTCGGGACCGCGTCGCGGTCGCCCTCGAACGCGTGGGGCTCACCCACGCCGCGGACAAGAAGGCACACGCCTACTCGCTCGGCATGAAGCAGCGCCTGGGGCTGGCGAACGCCCTGCTCGCGCCGCGCGACCTGCTCGTGCTCGACGAGCCGACGAACGGTCTCGACCCCCAGGGCACGCGCGAGGTCCGGAACCTCATCCGCTCGCTCGCCGACGACGGCACCACGGTGTTCGTGTCGAGCCACCTACTCGCCGAGATCGAGCAGGTCTGCACGCACGCCGCCGTGATGCGGAGCGGACGCCTCGTGGCGCAGGGGTCCCTCGACGACCTGCGCGCCACCGGTGGCCGGACCGTCACCGTACGGACCCCGGACGTCGGCGAGGCCTCCGCGGTCCTCGTCCGGATCGGGCTCTCCCCCCGGCGCGACGCCGGTTCGGACGCCCTCGTCGCGGACCTGCCCGCCGACCTCGAGCCGGAGACCATCACGGCGGCGCTCGTCCGTGCCGACGTCCGCGTCCGTGGCATCGCGCTCGGCGGTGGCACCCTCGAGGACCTGTTCGTCGCGCTCACCGGGGAGGGCTTCGATGTCGCAGCTTGA
- a CDS encoding glycoside hydrolase family 5 protein: protein MHTSTTPRRRRLVGTLAVVAGATALALAAPGTATAAPAPTAAAPAHTRPDPTPALDPTQFHGVNWADPRDNYANGPVVPSGLSTSDDYRTVYKTSERIVREFRKDLGADTVRLPVNPYSVGTTWWTSYRGAIDAARHQGVKVVLGYWESSDASKDGKVDDPAAWTAMWDTLTSTYRGDAGVYFEPMNEPFGYAPADWIQVATDWVDRYTARGIPRDRVFVSGTGYNDHVDAVCAAPALAGTYVSQHFYGFWGTHDAAGWAADFESRLGDQACSARTVLDEFGVPMTTGIDYRGSATTGNADADNSVAFLQTVTTIVRERHLGAVYWPGLRTGDTYSLEELQGTGSHAKLAVTNESGLALLRWAWDEGERAPFGTR from the coding sequence ATGCACACCTCGACCACCCCACGCCGACGCCGACTCGTCGGTACGCTCGCCGTCGTCGCCGGCGCCACCGCGCTCGCCCTCGCCGCCCCCGGCACCGCGACCGCCGCCCCGGCCCCGACCGCCGCGGCGCCGGCCCACACCCGCCCGGACCCGACCCCCGCGCTCGACCCGACGCAGTTCCACGGCGTCAACTGGGCCGACCCGCGGGACAACTACGCGAACGGGCCCGTCGTCCCCTCGGGGCTCTCGACGTCGGACGACTACCGCACCGTGTACAAGACCTCGGAGCGGATCGTCCGCGAGTTCCGGAAGGACCTCGGCGCCGACACCGTCCGCCTGCCCGTCAACCCGTACTCCGTCGGCACGACGTGGTGGACGTCCTACAGGGGGGCGATCGACGCCGCCCGGCACCAGGGCGTCAAGGTCGTCCTCGGCTACTGGGAGAGCAGTGACGCCAGCAAGGACGGCAAGGTCGACGACCCCGCCGCCTGGACCGCCATGTGGGACACGCTGACGAGCACCTACCGCGGCGACGCCGGCGTGTACTTCGAGCCGATGAACGAGCCGTTCGGCTACGCACCCGCCGACTGGATCCAGGTGGCCACCGACTGGGTCGACCGCTACACGGCCCGTGGGATCCCGCGCGACCGCGTGTTCGTCAGCGGCACCGGCTACAACGACCACGTCGACGCGGTCTGCGCCGCGCCGGCACTCGCCGGGACCTACGTGTCGCAGCACTTCTACGGGTTCTGGGGCACGCACGACGCCGCGGGCTGGGCCGCCGACTTCGAGAGCCGACTCGGCGACCAGGCGTGCAGCGCCCGCACCGTCCTCGACGAGTTCGGGGTCCCGATGACCACCGGGATCGACTACCGCGGTTCCGCGACGACCGGCAACGCCGACGCGGACAACTCGGTCGCCTTCCTGCAGACGGTCACGACGATCGTCCGCGAGCGGCACCTCGGCGCCGTGTACTGGCCGGGGCTGCGCACCGGTGACACCTACAGCCTCGAGGAACTGCAGGGCACCGGGTCGCACGCGAAGCTCGCGGTGACGAACGAGTCCGGGCTCGCCCTGCTGCGGTGGGCCTGGGACGAGGGCGAGCGGGCGCCGTTCGGGACCCGCTGA
- a CDS encoding ribose-5-phosphate isomerase produces MTYRLVVGSDDAGFDYKEVIKRDLEADDRVASVVDVGVDADGHTAYPHVAVDAARMVADGQADRAILVCGTGLGVAISANKVPGIRAVTAHDSFSVERSVLSNDAQVLCMGQRVIGLELARRLAKEWLGYEFDSTSASAEKVAAICGYDGSVPVGTDVGRA; encoded by the coding sequence ATGACGTACCGGTTGGTGGTGGGCTCCGACGACGCGGGCTTCGACTACAAGGAGGTCATCAAGCGTGACCTCGAGGCGGACGACCGCGTGGCGAGCGTCGTCGACGTCGGGGTCGACGCCGACGGCCACACGGCGTACCCGCACGTGGCGGTGGACGCGGCGCGGATGGTGGCGGACGGTCAGGCCGACCGCGCGATCCTGGTCTGCGGCACCGGGCTCGGGGTGGCGATCAGCGCGAACAAGGTCCCCGGCATCCGAGCCGTCACCGCGCACGACTCGTTCAGCGTCGAGCGCTCCGTGCTGTCGAACGACGCGCAGGTGCTCTGCATGGGGCAGCGCGTGATCGGGCTCGAGCTCGCACGGCGACTGGCGAAGGAGTGGCTCGGGTACGAGTTCGACTCGACGAGCGCGAGCGCCGAGAAGGTCGCGGCGATCTGCGGCTACGACGGCTCGGTGCCGGTCGGTACCGACGTCGGGAGGGCATGA
- a CDS encoding threonine aldolase family protein → MTDAPIDLRSDTVTRPTPAMRSAMAGAEVGDDVFGEDPETNALEREVADLLGHQAGLFTPTGSLANQLGLRLHVAPGEELLADVRAHVVRAELGAAAVFSGITTRTWASERGRLVAAAVEAIAEPDAGAYSVSTTAIAVENTHNFGGGTVQPLDQVRAVQAYAREHGIAVHLDGARLWNAHVASGTPLRELAAGFDTVSVCLSKGLGAPVGSVLVGSREHVAAARVWRKRYGAGMRQTGFLAAAGRYAVRHHVDRLAEDHANARVLAAALDVDPATVDTNIVFAEVADPGAFVAEAAERGVRVMQLGPRAVRLVTHLDVSAEDAARAAEVLAALPR, encoded by the coding sequence GTGACCGACGCCCCGATCGACCTGCGCTCCGACACCGTCACCCGACCGACCCCGGCGATGCGCTCCGCGATGGCCGGCGCCGAGGTCGGCGACGACGTCTTCGGCGAGGACCCGGAGACGAACGCCCTCGAGCGCGAGGTCGCCGACCTGCTCGGGCACCAGGCCGGACTCTTCACCCCGACCGGCTCCCTGGCGAACCAGCTCGGGCTGCGGTTGCACGTCGCCCCGGGCGAGGAGCTGCTCGCCGACGTCCGCGCCCACGTCGTGCGGGCCGAGCTCGGCGCCGCCGCGGTGTTCTCCGGCATCACGACGCGAACGTGGGCCTCGGAGCGCGGACGACTCGTGGCCGCGGCGGTCGAGGCGATCGCGGAGCCGGACGCCGGCGCCTACTCCGTGTCGACGACGGCCATCGCGGTCGAGAACACCCACAACTTCGGTGGCGGCACCGTGCAGCCCCTCGACCAGGTCCGGGCCGTGCAGGCGTACGCGCGGGAGCACGGCATCGCGGTGCACCTCGACGGCGCCCGGCTGTGGAACGCGCACGTGGCGTCGGGCACCCCGCTCCGCGAGCTCGCGGCCGGCTTCGACACGGTGTCGGTCTGCCTGTCGAAGGGCCTCGGTGCCCCGGTCGGCTCGGTGCTCGTCGGCTCCCGGGAGCACGTCGCAGCCGCGCGGGTCTGGCGGAAGCGGTACGGCGCGGGGATGCGGCAGACCGGGTTCCTCGCCGCCGCGGGTCGGTACGCCGTCCGGCACCACGTCGACCGGCTCGCCGAGGACCACGCGAACGCCCGGGTGCTCGCCGCGGCGCTCGACGTCGACCCGGCGACCGTCGACACGAACATCGTGTTCGCGGAGGTCGCCGACCCGGGGGCGTTCGTCGCCGAGGCCGCGGAGCGGGGCGTCCGGGTGATGCAGCTCGGACCGCGGGCCGTCCGGCTCGTGACGCACCTGGACGTCAGCGCCGAGGACGCCGCCCGCGCCGCCGAGGTCCTGGCCGCGCTCCCCCGCTGA
- a CDS encoding NADP-dependent oxidoreductase gives MRIGSAVQYDRYGGFDVVDLVPQERPEPGPGEVVVEVVAAGLNHVERFLREGKLRDHIDLAFPAHQGVDFAGIVRARGAEVKDLKVGDEVMGHAPDGGAHATWVRVPRGAVIKKPEHVGWEVAGGLYLAGATAATIVRGLRLGPEDTVVISAAAGGVGHIECQLAHDAGATVIALGSPRNHDYLRQIGTLPVAYGEGEEDRIRQMAAGRAITAFIDNHGGGGAADLAKRLGVPSERLVTSEHRRDVELRFLRAPADDEEARDLLVMLAKAVQDRRVQVLISGFYPFEFIVDAYEDLAEMRSRGKVVIGMQTVETGARLDWYRSEKARDLRDRYGEQRGADTETMAGGSASPAS, from the coding sequence ATGCGCATCGGTAGTGCCGTGCAGTACGACCGGTACGGCGGGTTCGACGTCGTCGACCTCGTCCCGCAGGAACGTCCCGAACCCGGACCCGGCGAGGTCGTCGTCGAGGTCGTCGCCGCCGGCCTGAACCACGTCGAGCGGTTCCTCCGCGAGGGGAAGCTCCGCGACCACATCGACCTCGCGTTCCCGGCCCACCAGGGCGTCGACTTCGCCGGCATCGTCCGCGCACGCGGCGCCGAGGTCAAGGACCTCAAGGTCGGCGACGAGGTCATGGGACACGCCCCGGACGGCGGCGCGCACGCCACGTGGGTGCGCGTGCCGCGCGGCGCGGTCATCAAGAAGCCCGAACACGTCGGTTGGGAGGTCGCCGGTGGGCTGTACCTCGCCGGAGCGACCGCCGCGACGATCGTCCGCGGCCTGCGCCTCGGCCCCGAGGACACCGTCGTGATCAGCGCCGCCGCGGGTGGGGTCGGGCACATCGAGTGCCAGCTCGCCCACGACGCCGGCGCGACCGTGATCGCGCTCGGCAGCCCGCGGAACCACGACTACCTGCGCCAGATCGGGACGCTGCCCGTGGCCTACGGCGAGGGCGAGGAGGACCGCATCCGCCAGATGGCGGCCGGCCGAGCGATCACCGCGTTCATCGACAACCACGGCGGGGGCGGTGCGGCGGACCTCGCGAAGCGCCTCGGCGTGCCGTCGGAGCGGCTCGTGACCTCCGAGCACCGTCGCGACGTCGAACTCCGCTTCCTCCGCGCCCCCGCGGACGACGAGGAGGCGCGCGACCTGCTCGTCATGCTCGCCAAGGCCGTGCAGGACCGGCGCGTGCAGGTGCTCATCTCCGGCTTCTACCCGTTCGAGTTCATCGTGGACGCGTACGAGGACCTGGCCGAGATGCGCTCCCGCGGCAAGGTCGTGATCGGCATGCAGACCGTCGAGACCGGTGCGCGCCTCGACTGGTACCGGTCCGAGAAGGCCCGGGACCTGCGCGACCGCTACGGCGAGCAGCGCGGTGCCGACACCGAGACGATGGCGGGCGGGAGCGCGTCACCCGCGTCCTGA
- a CDS encoding metallophosphoesterase, whose translation MQQPAAGSLRILHLSDTHLTGDGALHQGSVDTTAALDAVLAHVDGVPGVGLVVVSGDVSEDGSPESYRTVRERVGAWAERHGAAFVAVPGNHDLREGFRQVLANGHVLGEGGRPLAHTMEHTPPEVPVSGQSTVHGFRIVTVDTSVPGAGYGYLDDTALERLRTALTGEPAAHGTVVVLHHPPVPSPTLLHEALRLQNPEDLAEVLDGSDVRVVLGGHQHHHAVGSLGGIPVLVAPGVANDTDVVGPYDEESAHVAAGALIVDVAPDGSVWSTPVRVPQPDADPLAFALDAETVARIAEQAGPR comes from the coding sequence ATGCAGCAGCCAGCCGCGGGGTCGCTCCGCATCCTCCACCTCTCCGACACGCACCTGACCGGCGACGGTGCACTCCACCAGGGGTCCGTCGACACCACCGCGGCGCTCGACGCCGTGCTCGCCCACGTGGACGGTGTCCCGGGCGTCGGGCTCGTCGTCGTGTCCGGCGACGTGTCGGAGGACGGCAGCCCGGAGTCCTACCGGACCGTCCGGGAGCGCGTCGGCGCCTGGGCGGAGCGGCACGGCGCGGCGTTCGTCGCGGTCCCGGGCAACCACGACCTGCGCGAGGGCTTCCGTCAGGTCCTGGCGAACGGGCACGTCCTCGGCGAGGGCGGCCGGCCGCTCGCGCACACGATGGAGCACACCCCGCCGGAGGTCCCGGTCTCCGGACAGTCCACCGTGCACGGCTTCCGCATCGTCACCGTCGACACGAGCGTCCCCGGCGCCGGCTACGGGTACCTCGACGACACGGCGCTCGAGCGGCTCCGGACCGCGCTGACCGGTGAGCCCGCGGCGCACGGCACGGTCGTCGTGCTGCACCACCCGCCGGTGCCGTCGCCGACGCTCCTGCACGAGGCGCTCCGCCTGCAGAACCCGGAGGACCTCGCCGAGGTGCTCGACGGCTCGGACGTCCGGGTCGTCCTCGGCGGCCACCAGCACCACCACGCCGTCGGGTCGCTCGGCGGGATCCCCGTGCTCGTCGCCCCCGGAGTGGCGAACGACACCGACGTCGTCGGTCCGTACGACGAGGAGTCCGCCCACGTCGCCGCCGGTGCACTCATCGTGGACGTCGCGCCGGACGGCTCGGTGTGGTCCACCCCGGTGCGCGTTCCCCAGCCGGACGCGGATCCGCTCGCGTTCGCGCTGGACGCCGAGACGGTCGCGCGGATCGCGGAGCAGGCCGGCCCGCGCTGA
- a CDS encoding ROK family protein, whose protein sequence is MSRRREPARATSAETVLASAFDAAAFTATEAIDATGLTRSTVLAACAELVRLGWLRDLDDARAAGEEYRKGRPARRYELDAGAGVVVGVDAGQHRVTALVADLRGTVLARAEGALGDAGLEVPVRLGVTADTVSRALADAGVDPTRVLVTVIGIPAPVDASGASPDDGGFWNRMNPGFADVVPHGVVVVENDANAAALAERPSSGDASFAALLSGERFGAGLVVDGVLLRGARGGAGELRVLDLVDGVASSDGIGRTARTLVRQARAAGPVGASSLFGGDEEPDAAAVLTAAALGDAVAVGIVDALGDRLARVCVLLASLLDIDRVVVAGAIADAVEPVIDRARAHLAAWEYDPTPEVVASRLGGDVVVLGALALALDTVRADPMAFALPAAQPVPAA, encoded by the coding sequence ATGTCCCGACGCCGTGAGCCCGCTCGTGCGACCAGCGCCGAGACGGTCCTGGCGTCCGCGTTCGACGCCGCCGCGTTCACCGCGACCGAAGCCATCGACGCCACCGGCCTGACCCGCTCGACCGTCCTCGCCGCGTGCGCCGAGCTCGTCCGGCTCGGGTGGCTCCGCGACCTCGACGACGCCCGGGCTGCGGGGGAGGAGTACCGGAAGGGCCGACCCGCCCGCCGCTACGAACTCGACGCGGGAGCCGGGGTGGTCGTCGGGGTCGACGCCGGGCAGCACCGCGTCACGGCGCTCGTCGCAGACCTGCGCGGGACGGTGCTCGCACGGGCCGAGGGCGCACTCGGCGACGCTGGCCTCGAGGTCCCGGTGCGCCTCGGCGTCACGGCCGACACCGTGTCCAGGGCGCTCGCCGACGCCGGAGTCGACCCGACGCGCGTGCTCGTGACCGTGATCGGCATCCCCGCGCCCGTCGACGCCTCGGGTGCCTCGCCGGACGACGGCGGGTTCTGGAACCGGATGAACCCGGGGTTCGCCGACGTCGTACCGCACGGTGTCGTGGTCGTCGAGAACGACGCGAACGCGGCGGCCCTCGCCGAACGGCCGTCCTCCGGCGACGCCTCGTTCGCGGCGCTGCTGTCCGGTGAGCGCTTCGGCGCCGGGCTCGTCGTCGACGGGGTCCTGCTGCGCGGGGCGCGCGGCGGTGCCGGCGAGCTCCGGGTGCTCGACCTGGTCGACGGTGTCGCGTCCTCCGACGGCATCGGTCGCACCGCCCGCACGCTCGTCCGGCAGGCGCGGGCGGCAGGCCCTGTCGGCGCGTCCTCGCTGTTCGGCGGCGACGAGGAGCCCGACGCTGCGGCCGTCCTGACCGCCGCCGCGCTCGGCGACGCGGTCGCGGTCGGGATCGTCGACGCGCTGGGGGACCGTCTGGCGCGGGTCTGCGTGCTGCTCGCGAGCCTGCTCGACATCGACCGCGTGGTCGTCGCCGGGGCGATCGCGGACGCCGTCGAGCCGGTGATCGACCGGGCACGGGCGCACCTCGCGGCCTGGGAGTACGACCCGACGCCGGAGGTCGTGGCCTCCCGGCTCGGTGGCGACGTCGTCGTCCTGGGGGCGCTGGCGCTGGCACTCGACACCGTCCGCGCCGACCCGATGGCGTTCGCGCTGCCGGCCGCCCAGCCGGTCCCCGCAGCCTGA
- a CDS encoding alpha-hydroxy acid oxidase — protein sequence MQFKKPDLNARRRRLESALTIWDLRRIAARRTPKAAFDYTEGAAEAEISLARARQAFEDIEFTPAILRDVSKVDTSRQVLGAPTALPFGIAPTGFTRMMQTEGERAGARAAGRAGIPFSLSTMGTTAIEDVRDANPHGRNWFQLYMWKDRDKSMALVDRAAKAGFDTLLVTVDVPVAGARLRDKRNGFSIPPQLGVKTIVNAIPRPWWWFDFLTTEPLAFASLDRWSGTVGELLDHMFDPTVTYEDLAWIRDQWPGKVVVKGVQSLADAKRLASMGVDGITLSNHGGRQLDRAPVPFHLLPEVVKEVGADTEVHLDTGIMSGADIVAAVALGARFTMVGRAYLYGLMAGGEAGVDRMIQILSEQIERTMRLLGVATLDELEPGHVTQLQRLAPVRR from the coding sequence ATGCAGTTCAAGAAGCCCGACCTGAACGCCCGGCGCCGACGCTTGGAGTCGGCACTGACGATCTGGGACCTCCGTCGGATCGCCGCGCGCCGCACCCCGAAGGCGGCGTTCGACTACACCGAGGGCGCGGCGGAGGCCGAGATCTCCCTCGCCCGTGCCCGGCAGGCGTTCGAGGACATCGAATTCACCCCGGCGATCCTGCGCGACGTCTCGAAGGTCGACACCTCCCGCCAGGTGCTCGGCGCGCCGACCGCCCTGCCGTTCGGGATCGCGCCGACGGGCTTCACGCGGATGATGCAGACCGAGGGCGAACGCGCCGGCGCCCGGGCAGCCGGTCGGGCGGGGATCCCGTTCTCGCTGTCGACGATGGGCACCACGGCGATCGAGGACGTCCGCGACGCGAACCCGCACGGGCGCAACTGGTTCCAGCTGTACATGTGGAAGGACCGCGACAAGTCGATGGCGCTCGTCGACCGGGCCGCGAAGGCCGGGTTCGACACGCTGCTCGTCACGGTCGACGTCCCGGTCGCGGGCGCACGCCTCCGGGACAAGCGCAACGGGTTCTCGATCCCGCCGCAGCTCGGCGTGAAGACCATCGTCAACGCGATCCCCCGGCCGTGGTGGTGGTTCGACTTCCTCACCACGGAACCGCTCGCGTTCGCCTCCCTCGACCGCTGGTCGGGCACGGTCGGTGAGCTGCTGGACCACATGTTCGACCCGACGGTCACCTACGAGGACCTCGCGTGGATCCGGGACCAGTGGCCCGGCAAGGTCGTCGTGAAGGGCGTGCAGTCCCTCGCGGACGCCAAGCGCCTGGCGTCGATGGGCGTCGACGGCATCACCCTGTCGAACCACGGCGGTCGGCAGCTCGACCGTGCTCCCGTCCCGTTCCACCTGCTCCCGGAGGTCGTCAAGGAGGTGGGTGCGGACACCGAGGTGCACCTCGACACGGGCATCATGTCCGGCGCCGACATCGTCGCCGCCGTCGCGCTCGGTGCACGCTTCACCATGGTGGGTCGTGCCTACCTGTACGGGCTGATGGCGGGCGGCGAGGCCGGTGTCGACCGGATGATCCAGATCCTCTCCGAGCAGATCGAGCGGACCATGCGGCTGCTCGGCGTCGCCACGCTCGACGAGCTCGAGCCCGGTCACGTCACCCAGCTGCAGCGACTGGCCCCGGTCCGGCGCTGA
- a CDS encoding LolA family protein codes for MKKSAWLPAAIAPVVVAGAIAAPVIANAAADPVAGTDPSAADVLARIAASRDAQYSGTLSQTSDLGLPELPSGSGGSSLEGGASDVLGLLTASHTARLYVGGEDEQRFQLTQQLAEQDVVRNGSDVWTWDSEERKAVHLTLPAGSDAPTAGATTPAQAAERAVAAITPSTRVSEPTTVRVAGHDAWQVILTPRSDDTLVGSVRLAVDQQTGLPLRVTVTAAGQDDPAFQVGFTSLDYGAPDARLFDFTPPAGADVTTKDLSDAGQHRPGQHGQSQGAGVRPTVTGSGWDSIVELPTGDSARTTRDPDASALLDQLTKPVDGGRALQTSLVSVYLTDDGRVLAGAVPVSALVAAAK; via the coding sequence ATGAAGAAGTCAGCCTGGCTGCCCGCCGCGATCGCCCCGGTCGTCGTGGCCGGAGCGATCGCCGCGCCCGTCATCGCGAACGCCGCCGCCGACCCGGTCGCCGGCACGGACCCGAGCGCGGCGGACGTGCTCGCGAGGATCGCGGCGTCCCGGGACGCGCAGTACTCGGGCACGCTCTCGCAGACGAGCGACCTCGGCCTGCCGGAACTCCCCTCGGGCAGCGGTGGGTCCTCGCTCGAGGGTGGTGCGTCCGACGTCCTCGGGCTGCTCACCGCATCACACACCGCGCGCCTGTACGTCGGTGGCGAGGACGAACAGCGCTTCCAGCTGACGCAGCAGCTCGCCGAGCAGGACGTCGTCCGGAACGGGTCCGACGTGTGGACGTGGGACTCGGAGGAGCGCAAGGCCGTGCACCTCACGCTCCCCGCCGGTTCCGATGCCCCCACGGCCGGCGCGACCACGCCGGCGCAGGCCGCCGAGCGTGCGGTCGCGGCGATCACACCGAGCACCCGGGTCTCCGAGCCGACGACGGTCCGCGTCGCCGGTCACGACGCCTGGCAGGTCATCCTGACGCCGAGGTCCGACGACACGCTGGTCGGCAGCGTCCGGCTGGCGGTGGACCAGCAGACCGGGCTGCCGCTCCGCGTCACGGTGACGGCGGCCGGGCAGGACGACCCGGCGTTCCAGGTCGGCTTCACGAGTCTCGACTACGGCGCACCCGACGCCCGACTGTTCGACTTCACGCCGCCGGCCGGCGCGGACGTCACGACGAAGGACCTCTCCGACGCGGGTCAGCACCGACCGGGCCAGCACGGGCAGTCACAGGGTGCCGGTGTCCGGCCGACGGTGACCGGGTCCGGCTGGGACAGCATCGTCGAGCTGCCGACCGGGGACTCCGCCCGGACGACCCGGGACCCTGACGCATCGGCACTCCTCGACCAGCTGACGAAGCCGGTCGACGGCGGCCGGGCGCTGCAGACATCGCTCGTCTCGGTGTACCTGACGGACGACGGCCGGGTGCTCGCCGGCGCCGTGCCGGTGTCCGCGCTGGTCGCCGCCGCGAAGTGA
- a CDS encoding ABC transporter permease — protein sequence MSQLDTAHRPRRPFALLGSELALVFRRRRTWAMLGALALVPVLIAIAVRLTTDPSDRGPAFLGDITNNGLFVAFTALTVSIPLFLPLTVGVVSGDTVAGEANHGTIRYLLVAPTGRLRFIVVKYVGAVAFSLAATLLVVLVGAAIGALLFPIGPVTLLSGTQVDGWSYAGRAVLLALYVTLSMLGLSAIGLFASTLTTVPVGAMAATVVLAGVSQVLDQLPQLDWLHPFLFSHLWLGFGDLLRDPIAFDSFGQNALLQLGYVAVFGALAYGRFATKDVLS from the coding sequence ATGTCGCAGCTTGACACCGCGCACCGGCCCAGGCGACCGTTCGCCCTGCTCGGCTCCGAACTCGCCCTGGTGTTCCGCCGTCGACGGACCTGGGCGATGCTCGGCGCGCTCGCACTCGTGCCGGTGCTCATCGCGATCGCCGTCCGGCTGACCACGGACCCGAGCGACCGCGGCCCCGCGTTCCTCGGCGACATCACGAACAACGGGCTCTTCGTCGCCTTCACGGCGCTGACGGTGTCGATCCCGCTGTTCCTGCCGCTCACCGTCGGGGTGGTGTCCGGGGACACCGTCGCCGGCGAGGCGAACCACGGCACGATCCGCTACCTGCTCGTCGCACCGACCGGCCGGCTCCGGTTCATCGTCGTGAAGTACGTCGGGGCGGTCGCGTTCAGCCTGGCCGCGACGCTCCTCGTGGTGCTCGTCGGTGCGGCGATCGGCGCACTGCTGTTCCCGATCGGCCCCGTCACGCTGCTGTCCGGGACCCAGGTCGACGGCTGGTCGTACGCCGGCCGGGCCGTGCTCCTGGCGCTCTACGTGACGCTGTCGATGCTCGGCCTGTCCGCGATCGGCCTGTTCGCGTCGACGCTCACCACCGTCCCGGTCGGGGCGATGGCGGCGACGGTCGTGCTCGCCGGGGTGTCGCAGGTGCTCGACCAGCTCCCCCAGCTCGACTGGTTGCACCCGTTCCTGTTCTCGCACCTGTGGCTCGGGTTCGGGGACCTGCTCCGCGACCCGATCGCGTTCGACTCGTTCGGGCAGAACGCTCTGCTGCAGCTCGGGTACGTCGCGGTGTTCGGCGCGCTGGCGTACGGCCGGTTCGCGACGAAGGACGTCCTGAGCTAG